Genomic segment of Bacteroides intestinalis DSM 17393:
GAATTTTACAGTATCTCCAATCATATAGCGCCACAATCCTGCAGATGTAGAGATGACCAGTGCATAATTCTTGTCTACTTCGACTTCCTCCAGACAATAGATGCGGGGATTCTCTTTTCCCACATCTTCCAATGGAATAAATTCGTAGAAAATACCATAGTCAATCATCAGCAGCATAGCCGGATCATTCGGATCGTTCTGTGTCCCGAAATATCCTTCAGAAGCATTGTACGTTTCTACGTAATGCATCTTGGATGAGCGGATTACTTCTTTGTATTGTTCGCGGTAAGGTGTAAAAGCAACGCCCCCATGGAAGAAGACTTCCAGATTGGGCCATATTTCCTCCAGAGATTCTTTGCCGGTCTTTTCAAGAATACGCTTGATGAGTACCAACATCCACGAAGGAACGCCGGAGAGGCTGGTTACATTCTTCGAAACAGCACTGTTGGCAATGGCTTCTATTTTCTTTTCAAAGTCGCTCATGAGAGCGATCTTCTTGCTTGGAACGCGAACACAGTTTACTAATGGATGTATATTTTGAATCAGAATAGCAGAAAGGTCGCCCACGAGCCCATGTCTGGAATTGAGGTTGGGGCTATGGCTTCCACCTAAAATGAGACCTTGTCCGGAGAAGAAACGGCTGTCGGGGTTCTGTGCCAGATAAAGAGTAACTGCATCTTTGCCACCTTGGTAGTGTGTATCGTTCAGGGACTCTTTGCTGACGGGCAGGAATTTGCTTTTATCGTTTGTGGTACCCGAAGATTTGGCAAAC
This window contains:
- a CDS encoding GH3 auxin-responsive promoter family protein, whose protein sequence is MNITTLLNKVYFTPRLKKIDLYANRAEELQHQVLNRLVRMAENTEWGKKYDYKSIHTYEDFRNRLPIQTYEEVKPYVERLRAGEQNLLWSSEIRWFAKSSGTTNDKSKFLPVSKESLNDTHYQGGKDAVTLYLAQNPDSRFFSGQGLILGGSHSPNLNSRHGLVGDLSAILIQNIHPLVNCVRVPSKKIALMSDFEKKIEAIANSAVSKNVTSLSGVPSWMLVLIKRILEKTGKESLEEIWPNLEVFFHGGVAFTPYREQYKEVIRSSKMHYVETYNASEGYFGTQNDPNDPAMLLMIDYGIFYEFIPLEDVGKENPRIYCLEEVEVDKNYALVISTSAGLWRYMIGDTVKFTQKDPYKFVITGRTKHFINAFGEELIVDNAERGLAKACEATGALISDYSAAPVFMDAKAKCRHQWLIEFAQMPDSVENFAKILDDTLKEVNSDYEAKRQKNIALQPLEVIIARKDLFHDWLAQKGKLGGQHKVPRLSNTRVYIEEMLELNK